A genomic region of Noviherbaspirillum sp. L7-7A contains the following coding sequences:
- a CDS encoding ParB/RepB/Spo0J family partition protein, which translates to MATKKTKGLGRGLDALLGGSSDTSETEAMGVSTPSSLAIDKLQPGKYQPRTRMDEGALAELADSIRAQGLLQAILVRPVPEANGRYEIIAGERRFRAAQLAGLTEVPVLVKSVDDHAAAAMALIENIQREDLNPLEEAQGIQRLISDFGFTHEQAAGAVGRSRSAVSNLLRLLNLAQPVQTMLMAGDIDMGHARALLSVDAATQINLANMIIARRLSVREAEKLVAQALADDQQQKPAPREKPRDIVRLEEELSDALATQVAIKVSARNKGQLVIDFANLDALDGVIARLRR; encoded by the coding sequence ATGGCGACCAAAAAAACCAAGGGCCTGGGACGCGGCCTCGACGCGCTGCTTGGCGGCTCCTCCGACACTTCCGAGACGGAAGCCATGGGAGTTAGCACGCCATCCTCGCTGGCCATCGACAAGCTGCAGCCCGGAAAATACCAGCCGCGCACCCGCATGGACGAGGGTGCCCTGGCGGAACTGGCCGATTCGATCCGCGCGCAGGGATTGCTGCAGGCCATCCTGGTCAGGCCAGTGCCCGAGGCCAATGGCCGCTATGAAATCATCGCCGGCGAACGCCGCTTCCGGGCAGCGCAACTGGCTGGCCTCACGGAAGTGCCGGTACTGGTCAAGAGCGTGGATGACCATGCCGCGGCGGCGATGGCGCTGATCGAGAATATCCAGCGCGAGGATCTGAATCCGCTGGAAGAAGCGCAGGGCATACAGCGGCTGATTTCGGACTTCGGATTTACCCATGAGCAGGCTGCCGGCGCGGTAGGCCGCTCGCGCAGTGCGGTTTCCAATTTATTGCGCCTGCTCAACCTGGCGCAGCCGGTGCAAACCATGCTGATGGCCGGTGACATCGACATGGGCCATGCGCGCGCCTTGCTGTCAGTCGATGCTGCGACCCAGATCAACCTGGCCAACATGATCATCGCTCGCAGGCTCTCGGTCCGCGAGGCGGAAAAGCTGGTAGCCCAGGCACTGGCGGACGACCAGCAGCAAAAACCCGCACCGCGTGAAAAGCCGCGCGACATCGTGCGCCTCGAGGAGGAGTTGTCGGACGCGCTCGCGACCCAGGTTGCCATCAAGGTCAGCGCGCGTAACAAGGGACAGCTCGTCATCGATTTTGCCAACCTCGATGCACTGGATGGCGTGATTGCACGCTTGCGGCGTTGA
- a CDS encoding ATP synthase subunit I: MLRLVLLQLLTTVLAGAVAGMLGGIHALISALLGGLCCVVPNGLLALRLYSNARRSQTVNPMSFFIGEFIKIALTIALLAAVVWLYRDLNWLALIAAFIVALKSYIILLFRH, encoded by the coding sequence ATGCTTCGCCTGGTCCTTCTGCAACTGTTGACTACGGTCTTGGCTGGCGCCGTGGCTGGAATGCTGGGCGGAATCCACGCACTGATTTCCGCATTGCTGGGTGGTTTGTGTTGTGTGGTGCCGAATGGTTTGCTTGCGCTGCGCTTGTACTCGAATGCGCGCCGATCACAGACCGTCAATCCGATGTCGTTTTTCATCGGTGAATTTATAAAGATTGCACTGACCATTGCATTGTTGGCTGCGGTGGTCTGGCTGTACCGCGATTTGAACTGGCTGGCGCTGATCGCCGCTTTCATCGTGGCACTGAAAAGTTACATCATCTTATTATTTAGGCACTGA
- the atpB gene encoding F0F1 ATP synthase subunit A: protein MATETAAGAAAGHAAPTASEYIVHHLGHFSTNHQEKIVDFSIINMDTLFWSVAMGIVGCLVMYLAARRATAGVPGRLQAFVEMVVEMVDDQAKSIVHGDRSFIAPLALTVFVWVALMNSLDFLPVDLFSSLFSVLGIEHVFPHHRVVPTADLNGTMGIALGVLVLMLYYNVKIKGAGGFVHELFAAPFGIWLAPFNLLLNIIEFAAKTVSLAMRLFGNMYAGELLFLLIALLGSTATVFGFVGHVIAGSMWAIFHILIVLLQAFIFMMLTLVYLGQAHEGH from the coding sequence ATGGCGACTGAAACTGCTGCTGGGGCGGCTGCGGGGCATGCTGCTCCCACCGCTTCCGAATACATCGTCCACCATCTTGGACACTTCTCCACCAATCATCAGGAAAAGATCGTCGATTTTTCCATCATTAACATGGACACGCTGTTCTGGTCCGTTGCGATGGGCATCGTCGGCTGTCTCGTGATGTATTTGGCCGCACGTCGTGCTACCGCCGGCGTCCCCGGCCGTCTGCAGGCTTTCGTTGAAATGGTCGTGGAAATGGTCGACGACCAGGCCAAGTCCATCGTGCATGGCGACCGCAGCTTCATCGCACCGCTGGCGCTGACCGTGTTCGTCTGGGTTGCGCTGATGAATTCCCTGGATTTCCTGCCGGTTGACCTGTTTTCCAGCCTGTTCAGCGTGCTGGGCATCGAGCACGTGTTCCCGCATCACCGCGTCGTGCCAACCGCCGACCTGAATGGCACCATGGGCATCGCCCTGGGCGTGCTGGTCCTGATGCTGTACTACAACGTGAAGATCAAGGGTGCCGGCGGCTTTGTCCATGAACTGTTTGCCGCACCGTTCGGCATCTGGCTGGCGCCGTTCAATCTGCTCCTCAATATCATCGAATTCGCCGCAAAAACCGTATCGCTCGCGATGCGACTGTTCGGCAACATGTACGCCGGCGAGCTGCTGTTCCTGCTGATCGCTTTGCTTGGTTCGACTGCAACCGTGTTCGGTTTCGTTGGGCATGTAATTGCCGGTTCGATGTGGGCCATCTTCCACATTCTGATCGTGCTGTTGCAGGCGTTCATCTTCATGATGCTCACGCTGGTGTATCTCGGCCAGGCACATGAAGGCCATTAA
- the atpE gene encoding F0F1 ATP synthase subunit C: MTDISFVALACGLIIGLGAIGACIGIAIMGGKYLEASARQPELMNTLQTKMFLLAGLIDAAFLIGVGIAMLFAFANPFVRG, encoded by the coding sequence ATGACTGACATCTCGTTCGTAGCACTGGCTTGCGGTTTGATCATTGGTCTGGGCGCTATCGGCGCTTGTATCGGTATCGCCATCATGGGCGGCAAGTACCTGGAAGCTTCGGCTCGCCAGCCTGAACTGATGAATACCCTGCAAACCAAGATGTTCCTGCTGGCTGGTCTGATCGACGCTGCGTTCCTGATCGGTGTTGGTATCGCCATGCTGTTCGCCTTCGCAAACCCGTTCGTTCGTGGCTAA
- a CDS encoding F0F1 ATP synthase subunit B, translated as MNLNATLFAQFVVFFILAVFTMKFVWPPLMNALDERAKKIADGLAAAERGKLEMAAAEKRVQAELASAHDAGQKRIGDAEKRAQAIIEEAKRTASEEAARILASARADAEQQVSQARDALRAQVATLAVQGAEQILKREINPAAHADLLNQLKTEL; from the coding sequence ATGAACCTGAATGCAACATTGTTTGCTCAGTTCGTGGTCTTCTTCATCCTGGCTGTCTTCACGATGAAATTCGTGTGGCCGCCATTGATGAACGCGCTCGACGAGCGCGCCAAGAAGATCGCGGACGGTCTGGCTGCTGCCGAGCGCGGCAAGCTGGAAATGGCTGCCGCGGAAAAGCGCGTGCAAGCCGAACTGGCTTCGGCGCACGACGCTGGCCAGAAGCGCATCGGCGACGCTGAAAAGCGTGCCCAGGCGATCATCGAAGAAGCAAAGCGGACTGCCTCGGAAGAAGCAGCCCGTATTCTGGCTTCGGCCCGCGCGGACGCAGAACAGCAAGTCAGCCAGGCACGTGACGCACTGCGCGCCCAGGTGGCAACGCTGGCAGTTCAGGGCGCCGAGCAGATCCTGAAGCGGGAAATCAACCCCGCCGCTCATGCCGATCTGTTGAACCAACTGAAGACCGAGCTGTAA
- a CDS encoding F0F1 ATP synthase subunit delta — MAELATIARPYAEALFRVAQSGNMAAWSELVSGMSSVAANPDMQELARNPKVSDEQIVSTFLAALNSPANAELQNFVGMLVENGRLALLPEIALQFHALKNAQEGAADAEIVSAFELTPAQINDLVATLQKRFGRNLNPSVTVDNSLIGGVRVVVGDEVLDTSVRAKLQQMQTALTS; from the coding sequence ATGGCCGAACTCGCAACGATTGCCCGCCCCTACGCCGAGGCGCTGTTTCGTGTAGCCCAGTCCGGAAACATGGCGGCCTGGTCTGAACTCGTTTCAGGCATGTCGTCGGTGGCCGCCAATCCTGACATGCAGGAACTGGCGCGCAACCCGAAGGTGTCCGATGAGCAGATCGTCTCTACTTTTCTCGCCGCGCTGAACTCGCCCGCCAATGCCGAACTCCAAAACTTCGTCGGCATGCTGGTCGAAAACGGTCGCCTGGCACTGCTGCCGGAAATCGCGCTGCAATTCCATGCATTGAAAAATGCGCAGGAAGGCGCGGCGGATGCGGAAATCGTGAGCGCGTTCGAGCTGACGCCGGCGCAGATAAACGACCTGGTTGCGACGCTGCAGAAGCGCTTCGGCCGCAACCTGAACCCGTCGGTGACCGTGGATAACTCGCTGATCGGTGGCGTGCGCGTCGTGGTTGGCGATGAAGTGCTCGACACGTCGGTGCGCGCCAAGCTGCAGCAGATGCAGACCGCATTGACCAGCTGA
- the atpA gene encoding F0F1 ATP synthase subunit alpha, with product MQLNPSEISELIKSRIQGLGDNAEIRNQGTVISVSDGICRIHGLSDVMQGEMLEFPGNTFGLALNLERDSVGSVILGSYEHISEGDTVKCTGRILEVPIGPELRGRVVNALGQPIDGKGPINTTLTAPIEKIAPGVIARQSVSQPMQTGLKSIDAMVPIGRGQRELIIGDRQTGKSAVAIDAIINQKGQGMTCIYVAIGQKASTIKNIVRALEQHGAMEYTIVVAASASESAAMQYVSAYSGCAMGEYFRDRGEDALIVYDDLSKQAVAYRQVSLLLRRPPGREAYPGDVFYLHSRLLERAARVNPDYVEKFTNGAVTGKTGSLTALPIIETQAGDVSAFVPTNVISITDGQIFLETSLFNAGIRPAINAGISVSRVGGAAQTKVIKGLSGGIRTDLAQYRELAAFAQFASDLDESTRKQLERGARVTELLKQPQYSPLPISLMAVSLFAVNKGYFDDVEVKNVLAFESGLHNFMKTSHGALLQKIEDSKQLDKDGEAAMAAAIGDFKKSVSF from the coding sequence ATGCAACTCAACCCGTCTGAAATCAGCGAACTGATCAAGAGCCGGATCCAGGGCCTCGGCGACAACGCCGAGATTCGCAATCAGGGCACCGTCATTTCCGTGTCCGACGGCATTTGCCGCATCCACGGTCTGTCGGACGTGATGCAGGGCGAAATGCTGGAATTCCCGGGCAACACCTTCGGCCTGGCGCTGAATCTCGAGCGCGACTCGGTCGGCTCGGTGATCCTGGGCAGCTACGAACATATCTCCGAAGGCGACACGGTCAAGTGCACCGGCCGCATTCTGGAAGTGCCTATCGGCCCTGAACTGCGTGGCCGCGTGGTCAACGCGCTGGGTCAGCCGATCGACGGCAAGGGCCCGATCAACACCACCCTGACCGCCCCGATCGAAAAGATCGCACCGGGCGTGATCGCCCGTCAATCCGTTTCCCAGCCGATGCAAACCGGCCTGAAGTCGATCGACGCGATGGTGCCCATCGGCCGTGGCCAGCGCGAACTGATCATTGGCGACCGCCAGACCGGCAAGTCGGCCGTGGCAATCGATGCGATCATCAACCAGAAGGGCCAGGGCATGACGTGTATCTACGTCGCCATCGGCCAGAAGGCATCGACGATCAAGAACATCGTGCGCGCGCTGGAACAGCATGGCGCCATGGAATACACCATCGTCGTGGCCGCATCCGCTTCCGAATCCGCCGCCATGCAATACGTGTCGGCCTACTCCGGCTGCGCCATGGGCGAATACTTCCGCGACCGCGGCGAAGACGCGCTGATCGTCTATGACGACCTGTCCAAGCAGGCTGTTGCCTACCGCCAGGTGTCTCTGCTGCTGCGCCGTCCGCCAGGCCGTGAAGCCTACCCCGGCGACGTGTTCTACCTGCACAGCCGCCTGCTCGAGCGCGCAGCCCGCGTGAACCCCGACTATGTCGAGAAGTTCACCAACGGCGCCGTGACCGGCAAGACTGGCTCGCTGACCGCACTGCCCATCATTGAAACCCAGGCAGGCGACGTTTCCGCCTTCGTTCCGACCAACGTGATTTCGATCACCGACGGCCAGATCTTCCTGGAAACCTCGCTGTTCAACGCCGGTATCCGCCCTGCGATCAACGCCGGTATCTCGGTGTCGCGCGTCGGTGGCGCCGCCCAGACCAAGGTCATCAAGGGCCTGTCCGGCGGTATCCGTACCGACCTGGCGCAGTACCGCGAGCTGGCAGCGTTTGCGCAGTTTGCATCCGATCTCGACGAATCGACCCGCAAGCAGCTCGAGCGTGGCGCCCGCGTGACTGAACTGCTCAAGCAGCCCCAGTACTCGCCGCTGCCGATCTCGCTGATGGCTGTGTCGCTGTTCGCGGTCAACAAGGGCTACTTCGACGACGTCGAAGTCAAGAATGTACTCGCGTTTGAATCTGGCCTTCATAACTTCATGAAGACCAGCCACGGAGCGCTGCTGCAGAAGATTGAAGATAGCAAGCAACTCGACAAGGATGGCGAAGCCGCAATGGCCGCCGCGATTGGCGACTTCAAGAAATCTGTATCGTTCTGA
- the atpG gene encoding F0F1 ATP synthase subunit gamma, with protein MAVGKEIRGKIKSVENTKKITRAMEMVAASKMRKAQERMRSARPYSDKIRNIASNLAEANPEYTHPFLVKQDASKTVGIIVVTTDKGLCGGMNTNALRVLTNKLRELEGKGNKVEAVAIGNKGFGFLNRVGARVVSHAVQIGDTPHLEKLIGPVKVLLDAYQEGRLDAVYIVYTKFINTMRQEPMLEQLLPLSSERMTADKHGMDWDYIYEPDAQTVIDELLVRYVEALIYQAVAENLASEQSARMVAMKAASDNAGNVIGELRLVYNKTRQAAITKELSEIVAGAAAV; from the coding sequence ATGGCTGTAGGCAAAGAGATACGTGGCAAGATCAAGAGCGTAGAGAATACGAAGAAGATCACCAGGGCGATGGAAATGGTCGCCGCTTCCAAGATGCGAAAGGCGCAGGAGCGGATGCGGTCGGCCCGTCCCTATAGTGACAAGATTCGTAATATCGCCTCCAATCTTGCCGAGGCCAATCCGGAGTACACCCATCCGTTCCTGGTCAAGCAGGATGCCTCGAAGACGGTCGGCATCATCGTGGTCACCACTGACAAGGGCCTGTGCGGCGGCATGAACACCAATGCGTTGCGTGTTCTGACCAACAAGCTGCGCGAGCTCGAAGGCAAGGGCAACAAGGTCGAGGCCGTCGCCATTGGCAACAAGGGCTTCGGCTTTCTGAACCGCGTTGGCGCCCGGGTCGTGTCGCATGCAGTCCAGATCGGCGACACGCCGCATCTGGAAAAGCTGATCGGCCCGGTCAAGGTGCTGCTGGACGCTTACCAGGAAGGCCGGCTGGACGCGGTCTACATCGTCTACACCAAGTTCATCAACACGATGAGGCAGGAGCCGATGCTGGAGCAGTTGCTGCCGCTGTCGTCCGAGCGCATGACGGCTGACAAGCACGGCATGGACTGGGACTACATCTACGAGCCGGATGCCCAGACCGTGATCGACGAACTGCTGGTGCGCTATGTGGAAGCGCTGATTTACCAGGCGGTTGCCGAGAACCTGGCGTCCGAGCAGTCGGCGCGCATGGTGGCGATGAAGGCGGCGTCCGACAACGCCGGCAACGTCATCGGTGAACTGCGCCTGGTCTACAACAAGACCCGGCAGGCCGCGATTACCAAGGAACTCTCCGAGATCGTTGCCGGTGCGGCAGCGGTGTAA
- the atpD gene encoding F0F1 ATP synthase subunit beta: protein MADGKIVQCIGAVVDVEFPRNAMPKVFDALKMEGSELTLEVQQQLGDGVVRTIALGSSDGLRRGMIIQNTGKAIQVPIGPATLGRIMDVLGNPIDECGPVSHEHMASIHREAPKYDELSPSQDLLETGIKVIDLVCPFAKGGKVGLFGGAGVGKTVNMMELINNIAKAHSGLSVFAGVGERTREGNDFYHEMADAKVVDLENPTNSKVAMVYGQMNEPPGNRLRVALTGLTIAEGFRDEGRDVLFFVDNIYRYTLAGTEVSALLGRMPSAVGYQPTLAEEMGRLQERITSTKTGSITSIQAVYVPADDLTDPSPATTFAHLDSTVVLSRDIASLGIYPAVDPLDSTSRQLDPLVVGQEHYETARAVQGTLQRYKELRDIIAILGMDELAPEDKLVVARARKMQRFLSQPFHVAEVFTGSPGKYVPLKETIRGFKMIASGELDHLPEQAFYMVGTIDEAIEKAKKMQ, encoded by the coding sequence ATGGCTGATGGCAAAATCGTTCAGTGTATCGGCGCCGTGGTGGACGTTGAGTTCCCGCGCAACGCGATGCCCAAGGTGTTCGACGCCTTGAAAATGGAAGGCTCCGAACTGACGCTGGAAGTGCAGCAGCAGCTGGGCGACGGCGTGGTGCGTACCATTGCGCTGGGCAGCTCCGACGGCCTGCGTCGCGGCATGATCATCCAGAACACCGGCAAGGCAATTCAGGTGCCTATCGGCCCTGCTACCTTGGGCCGCATCATGGACGTGCTGGGCAACCCGATCGACGAATGCGGTCCGGTGAGCCACGAGCACATGGCTTCCATCCACCGCGAAGCGCCGAAGTACGACGAACTGTCGCCTTCGCAAGACCTGCTGGAAACCGGCATCAAGGTGATCGACCTGGTCTGCCCGTTCGCAAAAGGCGGTAAGGTTGGCCTGTTCGGCGGCGCCGGCGTGGGCAAGACCGTGAACATGATGGAACTGATCAACAACATCGCCAAGGCGCACTCGGGTCTGTCCGTGTTCGCCGGCGTGGGCGAGCGTACCCGTGAGGGCAACGACTTCTACCACGAGATGGCCGATGCCAAGGTGGTTGACCTGGAAAACCCGACCAACTCCAAGGTTGCGATGGTCTACGGTCAGATGAACGAGCCGCCGGGCAACCGTCTGCGCGTGGCGCTGACTGGCCTGACGATTGCGGAAGGCTTCCGCGATGAAGGCCGTGACGTGCTGTTCTTCGTCGACAACATCTACCGTTACACCCTGGCCGGTACCGAAGTGTCCGCACTGCTGGGCCGTATGCCTTCCGCCGTGGGTTACCAGCCGACGCTGGCCGAAGAAATGGGCCGCCTGCAGGAGCGCATCACCTCGACCAAGACCGGTTCGATCACCTCGATCCAGGCCGTGTACGTCCCTGCGGACGACTTGACCGACCCGTCGCCGGCAACCACCTTCGCCCACCTGGACTCGACCGTCGTTCTGTCGCGTGACATCGCTTCGCTGGGTATCTACCCCGCAGTGGATCCGCTGGACTCGACCTCGCGCCAGCTGGACCCGCTGGTGGTCGGCCAGGAGCACTACGAGACCGCCCGCGCCGTTCAGGGCACCCTGCAGCGCTACAAGGAACTGCGCGACATCATCGCGATTCTGGGCATGGACGAACTGGCGCCGGAAGACAAGCTGGTCGTGGCACGCGCTCGTAAGATGCAGCGTTTCCTGTCCCAGCCGTTCCACGTCGCTGAAGTGTTCACCGGCTCGCCAGGCAAGTACGTGCCGCTGAAGGAAACCATCCGCGGCTTCAAGATGATTGCGTCGGGCGAACTGGACCACCTGCCGGAGCAGGCGTTCTACATGGTCGGCACCATCGACGAAGCGATCGAAAAAGCGAAGAAGATGCAGTAA
- a CDS encoding F0F1 ATP synthase subunit epsilon → MANTIHVDVVSAEEQIFSGEAEFVALPGEAGELGIYPKHTPLITRIRPGAVRIKVPGQSEDEFVFVAGGILEVQPNAVTVLADTAIRGGDLDEAKAAEAKRLAEESLVNRESKIDYATAQAELAVAIAQLAAIQRLRQKR, encoded by the coding sequence ATGGCAAATACAATACACGTGGACGTCGTTTCCGCCGAAGAGCAGATCTTCTCCGGCGAAGCGGAATTCGTCGCGTTGCCGGGTGAAGCGGGCGAGCTGGGCATCTATCCCAAGCACACCCCGCTGATCACCCGCATCCGCCCGGGCGCGGTGCGCATCAAGGTGCCGGGCCAGTCCGAAGACGAGTTCGTCTTCGTCGCCGGCGGCATCCTGGAAGTGCAGCCTAATGCCGTGACCGTGCTGGCCGACACCGCCATCCGCGGTGGCGACCTCGACGAAGCCAAGGCGGCGGAAGCCAAGCGCCTGGCAGAGGAAAGCCTGGTCAATCGCGAATCGAAGATCGATTACGCAACTGCGCAGGCGGAACTGGCTGTGGCGATTGCCCAGCTGGCGGCGATCCAGAGACTGCGGCAAAAGCGCTGA
- a CDS encoding IS5 family transposase, producing MKPAARKYQTTNWKAYNAALKARGSLLIWLDPTMNWHGQANGKRGRSPTFSDEAIQFCLSIKCLFSLPLRQAMGMTQSLLQLTGLDWPVPDYSTISRRQKKLRVAIEVMPTTTGLHLLVDSTGIKMLGEGEWKTRKHGADYRRQWRKVHLGIDASTLEIRAMEVTDNSIGDAPMLPNLLGQIPPEELLASVSGDGAYDTKGCHEAIARRQADAIIPIRKNAKLWKMNRIGATARNEILRATRRLGRTIWKKWSGYHRRSLVETKMRCFKLLGERIMARDFDRQVAELQVRAAVLNRFTRLGTPITVAMP from the coding sequence ATGAAACCCGCTGCTCGGAAGTACCAAACGACGAACTGGAAAGCCTATAACGCGGCATTAAAGGCGCGTGGCTCTCTGCTGATCTGGCTCGATCCCACTATGAACTGGCACGGCCAGGCAAACGGTAAGCGTGGACGAAGTCCAACCTTTAGTGACGAAGCCATTCAGTTCTGTCTGAGTATCAAATGCCTGTTCAGCTTGCCGCTACGCCAGGCCATGGGCATGACGCAAAGCTTGCTGCAATTGACAGGCCTCGACTGGCCCGTCCCCGACTACAGCACGATAAGCCGCCGGCAAAAGAAATTGCGCGTTGCCATCGAAGTCATGCCCACCACGACCGGCCTGCACCTGCTGGTCGATAGCACCGGCATCAAGATGCTGGGCGAAGGCGAATGGAAGACCAGGAAGCATGGCGCTGATTACCGCCGCCAATGGCGCAAAGTCCATCTTGGCATTGATGCTTCCACACTCGAGATTCGCGCGATGGAAGTGACGGACAACAGTATCGGCGATGCGCCTATGTTGCCCAACCTATTGGGTCAGATTCCTCCAGAAGAGCTGCTCGCCAGCGTCAGTGGTGATGGCGCTTACGATACGAAGGGCTGCCATGAAGCCATCGCACGACGTCAGGCCGATGCCATAATCCCGATCCGGAAAAATGCCAAGCTATGGAAGATGAATCGCATTGGTGCCACGGCACGAAATGAGATTCTACGAGCGACACGCCGACTGGGCCGAACGATCTGGAAGAAATGGAGTGGCTATCACCGACGAAGTTTGGTCGAGACTAAGATGCGCTGCTTCAAGCTACTTGGCGAACGCATCATGGCCCGTGACTTTGATCGGCAAGTCGCTGAATTACAGGTCCGTGCCGCTGTGCTGAATCGCTTTACGCGCCTTGGCACGCCAATTACGGTCGCTATGCCATAA
- a CDS encoding CoA-binding protein, which translates to MSKAFESIPQLLSTARTIAVVGLSSKPERASHEVAHYLQQHGHRIIPVNPTYAGQSILGEHCYATLTQATREHGVIDVVQCFRKPEEIVPVAEEAVAIGARCLWMQLGVVNEAAAQIARKAGMMVVMDRCMKIEHMALASNPAGRP; encoded by the coding sequence ATGTCCAAAGCCTTCGAGTCCATTCCGCAACTGCTGTCCACTGCACGAACGATTGCCGTAGTCGGCCTGTCCAGCAAGCCGGAACGCGCCAGCCACGAAGTCGCGCATTACCTGCAGCAGCATGGCCACCGCATCATTCCGGTCAATCCGACCTATGCCGGACAATCCATCCTCGGGGAGCATTGCTATGCGACGCTGACGCAGGCGACCCGGGAACATGGCGTGATCGACGTGGTCCAGTGCTTTCGCAAGCCGGAAGAGATCGTGCCGGTGGCCGAGGAAGCGGTGGCCATCGGCGCGCGTTGCCTGTGGATGCAGCTCGGCGTGGTCAACGAGGCGGCGGCGCAGATCGCGCGCAAGGCCGGCATGATGGTGGTGATGGACCGCTGCATGAAGATCGAGCATATGGCCCTGGCATCGAATCCGGCGGGTAGGCCATGA
- a CDS encoding PPK2 family polyphosphate kinase, translating into MKTQQQFRPAKKFKVRDEDASAKPLSSGDKAVDKSAVEILAREIAEMQDIFYAEHGRKLMVILQGMDTAGKDGTIRGVFDATDPLGIRTIAFKAPSTVEKEHDFLWRIHREAPGQGEIVIFNRSHYEDVLVPRVHGWIDEKTCRQRYAHIRDFERMLAETGTVIVKFFLHISKDEQKARLQARLDDPQKHWKFDPQDLEERKFWSDYQAAYTELLSETDADHAPWYVIPSDSKTHRNLAVAAIFKETLEGMKLAYPEPHADYSKLKVE; encoded by the coding sequence ATGAAGACGCAACAGCAGTTCCGGCCGGCCAAAAAATTCAAGGTGCGCGACGAGGATGCATCCGCCAAGCCGCTGTCCTCTGGCGACAAGGCGGTGGACAAGAGCGCTGTCGAGATCCTGGCGCGGGAAATCGCCGAGATGCAGGACATCTTCTATGCCGAGCATGGCCGCAAGCTGATGGTGATCCTGCAGGGGATGGATACTGCCGGCAAGGACGGCACGATACGCGGCGTGTTCGACGCCACCGATCCGCTGGGCATACGCACCATCGCCTTCAAGGCGCCCAGCACGGTGGAAAAGGAGCACGACTTCCTGTGGCGCATCCACCGCGAAGCGCCGGGGCAGGGCGAAATCGTGATCTTCAACCGCAGCCATTACGAGGATGTGCTGGTGCCGCGGGTGCATGGCTGGATCGATGAAAAGACCTGCAGGCAGCGTTACGCGCATATCCGCGACTTCGAACGCATGCTGGCCGAAACCGGCACCGTGATCGTCAAGTTCTTCCTGCACATATCCAAGGATGAGCAGAAAGCCAGGCTGCAGGCGCGGCTGGACGATCCGCAGAAGCACTGGAAATTCGATCCGCAGGACCTGGAAGAGCGCAAGTTCTGGTCCGATTACCAGGCCGCCTATACCGAACTGCTGTCTGAAACCGACGCCGACCACGCGCCCTGGTATGTGATCCCGTCCGATTCCAAGACCCACCGCAACCTGGCGGTGGCGGCGATTTTCAAGGAAACGCTGGAAGGAATGAAGCTGGCTTACCCGGAGCCGCATGCCGATTACAGCAAGCTCAAGGTGGAGTAG
- a CDS encoding SGNH/GDSL hydrolase family protein produces the protein MRRWLPELVALPLLPLLAAQGRGVRRRTPRLPPAAGADNGLCGDTLAGAPLRLLAVGESPVAGVGVDHHEQAITAALARELSRRLHRPVQWRACGLNGVTVAQARQALLPLVPAQRVDVLLVAFGVNDSTAFRSSARWLSDLSLLLAGLREKCDPAVVLLAGVPPLARFPALPQPLRWVLGLKAAELDRVAAGMAGVRHVPMQSQADLAGMMAIDNYHPSTLGCAAWARDLAQAVELALP, from the coding sequence ATGCGACGCTGGCTGCCCGAACTGGTCGCGCTGCCCCTGCTGCCGCTGCTGGCCGCACAGGGCCGTGGCGTGCGCCGGCGCACGCCACGATTGCCGCCAGCGGCGGGTGCGGATAACGGCCTGTGCGGCGACACGCTGGCCGGCGCGCCATTGCGCCTGCTGGCGGTTGGCGAATCGCCGGTGGCCGGCGTCGGCGTCGATCACCACGAGCAGGCCATTACCGCGGCGCTGGCGCGCGAACTGTCGCGCAGGCTGCACAGGCCGGTGCAATGGCGCGCCTGTGGCCTGAACGGCGTGACGGTGGCGCAGGCACGGCAGGCATTGCTGCCGCTGGTGCCGGCGCAGCGGGTCGATGTGCTGCTGGTGGCTTTCGGCGTCAATGACAGTACCGCGTTTCGCTCCAGCGCCCGGTGGTTGAGCGACCTGTCGCTGCTGCTGGCCGGCCTGCGCGAGAAATGCGATCCGGCCGTGGTGCTGCTGGCCGGCGTGCCGCCGCTGGCACGGTTCCCGGCCTTGCCGCAGCCACTGCGCTGGGTGCTGGGCCTGAAGGCGGCGGAACTCGACCGGGTGGCGGCCGGCATGGCTGGCGTACGCCATGTGCCGATGCAGAGCCAGGCTGATCTGGCGGGGATGATGGCCATCGACAATTACCATCCCTCGACGCTGGGCTGCGCCGCATGGGCACGCGACCTGGCGCAGGCAGTCGAACTGGCGCTGCCGTAA